In Streptococcus gallolyticus subsp. gallolyticus DSM 16831, the sequence CTTAATTTTGATGCGGATATGGCAGCGTTTTTCTTGGGTTATGATGAGGGAAAATTAGTGGCTTTATTAACCGTTTATGCTGATTGTCAAGAAGCCGAGCTTGCTATTTTGGTTCACCCAAATCATCGTCGAAAGGGGTATGCAAAGGCGCTCTGGCGTGAATTTGATGAGATTAGACGTGATTATCAACTAAGACCAATCATCATGACTGAGAAGTGTTTTTTAGACAAAAATCCTGACTTGATCAGACATTTGGGCATGGTGTTAGAACCTGATTTTGAATATTGGTTGACACGTGAGCGAGAACCATATCCTTTAGAAGAACGCACGGATTTAACCGTTCTTGAGGCTAGTACAGCACATATTGAAGCTATTGCTGATTTCCAAATGAAGGCTTTTAAAGAATCGAAAGAACAAGCGCTTCATTATGCCAAAGGGGCTTTGGAAGATGAGAATGGCAAGCTGTATACTGTCATGAGAGGAGATACAGTCTTGTCCTCTTGTACAGTTGATTTTAGTACGGATTATAACTATTTTTACGGTTTTGCGGTGGTTGAGGATTGCCGCGGTCAAGGAATTGGCACTTATTTTATG encodes:
- a CDS encoding GNAT family N-acetyltransferase, encoding MEIIRANVLTDEELLAANVLIKVVQAFDQTHRTPYLSNQLNFDADMAAFFLGYDEGKLVALLTVYADCQEAELAILVHPNHRRKGYAKALWREFDEIRRDYQLRPIIMTEKCFLDKNPDLIRHLGMVLEPDFEYWLTREREPYPLEERTDLTVLEASTAHIEAIADFQMKAFKESKEQALHYAKGALEDENGKLYTVMRGDTVLSSCTVDFSTDYNYFYGFAVVEDCRGQGIGTYFMKRLVNQLIAENEKAFQIAVESANIAAKSLYEKLGFKEQTQVFYAKKLTDFTR